A genomic stretch from Kwoniella europaea PYCC6329 chromosome 2, complete sequence includes:
- a CDS encoding dihydroxy-acid dehydratase: MALGGSTNVVLHLIAIAHSVGLNLTIDDFQKVSDRVPLLADLKPSGKYVMEDIHTIGGIPSVIHFLIKHGYMTGDGLTVTGKTLGENCDRWVEKHGSKWEGQKILRPVDNPIKSTGHLRILRGNLAPGGAVSKITGKEGLRFTGKCRAFDVEEDFVKAVESGSIKKGEKTVVVLRYLGPKGGPGMPEMLKPTSLIMGAGLGYDVACLTDGRFSGGSHGFVVGHVVPEAQVGGPIALVQDGDIIDIDAVANTLNVNVSDEEMARRKAAWTAPPLKVNHGTLYKYAKLVTDASHGCGEW; this comes from the exons ATGGCCCTCGGTGGTTCTACCAACGTGGTTCTCCATCTCATTGCTATCGCTCATTCTGTCGGACTCAACCTTACCATCGATGATTTCCAAAAAGTCTCTGACCGTGTACCCCTTCTCGCCGATCTAAAACCCAGTGGAAAATACGTCATGGAAGACATACATACCATCGGTGGTATTCCCA GCGTCATCCACTTCCTTATCAAGCATGGCTACATGACCGGTGACGGATTGACTGTTACCGGTAAGACTCTTGGTGAAAACTGCGATCGATGGGTTGAAAAACATGGTAGCAAGTGGGAAGGACAGAAAATTCTTAGACCGGTCGACAACCCTATCAAATCGACAGGTCATCTTCGAATCTTGAGAGGGAACCTTGCTCCAGGTGGTGCTGTTTCCAAAATTACTGGAAAGGAAGGTCTTCGATTCACAGGGAAATGCCGAGCTTTCGATGTTGAGGAAGACTTTGTAAAGGCAGTTGAATCAGGCTCGATCAAGAAGGGTGAAAAGACTGTAGTCGTATTGAGGTATCTTGGACCTAAGGGTGGACCCG GTATGCCCGAGATGCTTAAACCAACCAGTTTGATCATGGGTGCTGGTCTTGGTTACGATGTGGCTTGTCTTACTGATGGACGATTCAGTGGAGGCTCTCACGGTTTCGTTGTTGGTCATGTCGTACCAGAAGCGCAAGTTGGAGGACCTATCGCTCTCGTTCAAGATGGCGACATCATAGATATTGACGCTGTTGCCAACACCCTCAACGTGAACGTATCCGATGAAGAGATGGCTCGTCGAAAAGCCGCATGGACCGCTCCACCtctcaaggtcaatcacGGTACACTCTACAAATACGCCAAACTCGTGACTGATGCTTCCCATGGTTGTGGTGAGTGGTGA
- a CDS encoding imidazoleglycerol-phosphate dehydratase, with protein MSARTASVERKTSETEISCTIDLDHVPGVTTQTIDVSTGIGFLDHMFTALAKHGGMSLTLKCKGDLHIDDHHTAEDCALALGAAFKKALGERKGIKRYGFAYAPLDESLSRAVIDISSRPYFVCNLPFTREKIGDLSTEMVSHLLQSFAFEAGVTLHVDSIRGENNHHIAESAFKALALAIRMAITRTGGDDVPSTKGVLAL; from the exons ATGTCCGCCAGAACCGCTTCAGtcgagaggaagacgagCGAGACCGAAATATCCTGCACCATAGATCTCGATCACGTCCCAGGTGTGACCACCCAGACCATCGATGTCAGCACGGGTATAGGTTTCCTCGACCAT ATGTTCACAGCTCTTGCGAAACATGGTGGCATGTCATTGACGCTCAAGTGCAAAGGTGACTTGCACATTGACGATCATCACACAGCAGAGGATTGTGCATTGGCGTTGGGTGCTGCATTCAAGAAGGCTTTGGGTGAgagaaaaggtataaagAGATATGGATTTGCATACGCTCCATTAGACGAG TCGTTGTCCCGAGCTGTTATCGATATCTCGTCTCGTCCGTATTTTGTCTGCAATCTTCCCTTTACAAGGGAAAAAATCGGAGATT TGTCAACAGAAATGGTATCTCACCTTTTGCAATCCTTCGCATTTGAAGCTGGTGTGACTTTACACGTTGACTCGATCCGAGGTGAAAATAACCACCATAT CGCCGAATCTGCTTTCAAAGCTCTCGCTCTTGCTATAAGGATGGCCATCACTCGAACAGGTGGAGACGATGTACCAAGTACCAAAGGTGTCCTTGCTTTATAA